From the Posidoniimonas polymericola genome, the window GCGTCCGCCGTCGAGGAAGATGGCCGCGATCAGCGACTCGAACACGTCGGCCAGGACCGACATGGGGACTTCCGGGTTGGTGGTCATCCCCTTGCCGAGGATCAGGTAGGCGTCGAGCCCCAGCCCGCGGCTAATTTTGGCGCAGGTCTGGCGGCTAACCACGACCGACTTGAGCCGCGTGAGGTCCCCCTCCAGGTAGTCGGGGAACATGTGGTAGAGCCGCTCGCACACGACGCCGCCGAGGATCGCGTCGCCGAGAAACTCCATCCGCTCGTTCGACTCGAGTCGGTGATCGGCACCGGAAGCGTGCGTTAACGCCGCTTCGAGCAGGTTGAGATCCGCGAACTGGTAGCTGAGCTTCGCCTGACAGGCTACCAGGCGGTCTTCCTCGGGCTTGTCCGTGTCCACCATGATATGCTTAATGAGCGTCCACTACGCCTGATCGCCCTTGCCGCCGTCCGCACTGGGTGCTGGTGGGCGTTGTTAGCCGAGAGTCTGAGCCGCCCGCAGGCCGGCGCCACGCAGGCCAGGGCCAAGCCGTCGACCGCCAAGCGATCGACCACCAGGCCATCGATTACCGTGTCCGACCACCGTGTCGCCTCACCCACCTGCTGCTTCGCCGCGGTGGGTCGCCGTGGTGAGGCGCCCCAGGGACGCGTGGTTCGCCGGCAGTGCTGCCGACGCTAGGCGCAAACCCATGTGACAACTCTACTTCTGTGCAGTCAAACTAACTCGCAGCTAGCACTGCGTCAATCCAAGCCGGCCTGCTCGCCCCGCGGCCACCCCGCCCCCCTAGCCCCACGCCCCGCCCCCGCGAAACGATGATCAACACGCTCTACCTGCCCGAACTACGTGAGATGCTGGCCGAGAACGACCGGACCGGGCTGCAGGAGTTCTGCGGGGCGCTGCACCCGGCGCGGGTCGCCGAGTTCATGGAAGGCCTCGAAGCCATCGAGATGTGGCAGGTGCTGCAGGCGACCGAACCGGACGTGCGGGCCGACATTTTTAGCTTCGTCGAGGAAGCCAAGCAGGTAGAGATCGTCGAGACCGTCGGCCCGGAGGGGATCAGCCGCCTGATCGCCGACATGCCGGCCGATGACCGGGTCGACCTGCTGAGCGAGGTCGACCAGGAGGTGATGGAGCAGACCCTGCCGCTGCTCCCGCAGGAAGACCGACGCGAGACCCTGCGGCTGCTCGGATACGCCGAGGGGACCGCCGGCGCGCTGATGACCACCGAGGTGGCCCGGCTGTCCCAGACGCTTACCGTGCACGACGCCCTCGAGGCGATCAGCCGCCAGTCGCAGGACCTCGAAACCGTCTACTACAACTACGTGGTGGACGACCAGGATCACCTGCTGGGGCTGGTCTCGGCCCGCGACCTGGTGGTCAACTTCACGCGGCCCGACACGCCGATCAGCGACCTCATGCAGCGCGACGTGGTGACCGTGCTGGTGACCGACGACCAGGAGGCGGTCGCCGAGAAGGTAGCCAACTACAACTTCATCGCCATCCCGGTAGTCGACCACCACCGCAAGCTGCTGGGCATCATCACCCACGACGACGTCATCGACGTCCTGCAGGAAGAGGCCACCGAGGACGCCCACCGCA encodes:
- the rnc gene encoding ribonuclease III; amino-acid sequence: MDTDKPEEDRLVACQAKLSYQFADLNLLEAALTHASGADHRLESNERMEFLGDAILGGVVCERLYHMFPDYLEGDLTRLKSVVVSRQTCAKISRGLGLDAYLILGKGMTTNPEVPMSVLADVFESLIAAIFLDGGRDAAAEFILTHVTPEIESTASGETGGNYKSQLQQFAQREHGVTPTYSLIEERGPDHCKCFKVAAQVGKRRFPPAWGRSKKESEQRAAQNAICDICGEPAPHPPDEFAELDAE
- the mgtE gene encoding magnesium transporter is translated as MINTLYLPELREMLAENDRTGLQEFCGALHPARVAEFMEGLEAIEMWQVLQATEPDVRADIFSFVEEAKQVEIVETVGPEGISRLIADMPADDRVDLLSEVDQEVMEQTLPLLPQEDRRETLRLLGYAEGTAGALMTTEVARLSQTLTVHDALEAISRQSQDLETVYYNYVVDDQDHLLGLVSARDLVVNFTRPDTPISDLMQRDVVTVLVTDDQEAVAEKVANYNFIAIPVVDHHRKLLGIITHDDVIDVLQEEATEDAHRSASVDPLEDGYLETVWHQLAWKRGIWLTVLFVAALLTALALRGYEEDFQKVTWLVLFIPLVISSGGNTGSQSATLVIRGLTTGDVNLRDWRRVLRKELAMGLCLGGSLAAIGYLCAVMLTRSVPESADGVASAVNAVPTLWEVLVVPITLLLVVMCGTMTGGLLPLLFQRMGLDPALMSNQFVAGIVDIAGILIYMTVAMIMVPGLW